From the Streptomyces nodosus genome, the window GCCGGAGTGTGTGGTGGTGAGCGGTGGTGTTGAAGGGTGAGCCGTAGCCGACGGCGTCGGCGATCTGGGCGAGGGTGCGATCGTCGGTTCGCAGGTGGTCGCGGGCGAGCGTCATGCGCCACTCGGTCAGGTACTGCATGGGGGCTTGGCCGAGTGCCTCCCTGAACAGCCGTGCGAATGCGGCGCGGGACAGTCCGCTGGTCGCGGCGAGTTCGGGGACCGTTTCCAGGCAGTCGGCCCCCGGCTCGTGCCCGATGTAGTGGTTCGGCCCGCCGCGCACCAGCGCAACGGTTCCCGGTGTGAGCTCCACCGGCCGGCCAGGGGTGTCCAGCCAGAGGTAGGCACGTCCGCATTCCGGGCGGCCCGGCGCTCCACGCGGCACCAAGGTCGACCAGAGCCAGGAGGACCCGCAGGTCGCCGGTCAGCAGATGGGGTTCGGGCCGTGCCGCACACCGCGGGTCAGCCTTTCGGGGGAGTCATGGGGGAACGGCGCGGCCCGTCGATACGGCGGACCTAGAGTTCACCTCACCGCGGATGCCCGACATAACGGGCGAACCGCATGTTCGAGGAACATGCCGGAACATGCCGGAGTCGGCCGACCACCGACCCCGCATCCGAAGAGGGGAAGCGAACCCATGAACACACGCAGGCGCATCGCAGTCGGCCTGGCCGTGACGGCGCTGCTGGGCGGCGGCCTCGCCCTGGCGCCGGGGGCGGCCGCCGCCCCTGGGACGCCGAGGGCCGATTCCTGTACCACCAACTGGTCCGTCTCCAGCCACGAGGGCTACGCCAACGGCAAGTGGTGCAACTACAACACCAAGGTCATCGGAACGGTCCATGACACCAAGGCCGACGGCCGATGCCCGTTCGTGCGCGGTCTGCTGCGCGGCGGAGGCCATGTCGACAGCAACTGGGCGGGCCCGAAGGGGCACTCGACGGCGGTCCGGCTCAACGCGCCCCGCGGTAAATCCTTCTCCGAGCTCCAGATGAGGTACATCAACTGCTGAGCGCCCACCGTGAAGCCCCGTCGGGGACGAGCCGCTCGCCGTCTCCCGGTCGTCTTGCGGCAGGATGGGGGCATGAGCGTAGTCAAGATCAACGTACTCACGGTCCCCGCCGAGCAGCGGGAGACGCTGGAGAAGCGCTTCGCCTCCCGCGCCCATGCCGTGGAGAGCTCCGACGGGTTCGAGTGGTTCGAGCTTCTCCGGCCCGTGGAGGGAACCGACGACTACCTCGTCTACACCCGCTGGCGTGACGAGGAGTCCTTCCAGGCCTGGTTGGAGGGTCCGATGAAGGCGGCCCACCAGGGCGGCGGCGCGGAGAGCGGCGAGCGCCCCAAGCCGGCGGCGAGCGGATCCACGCTGTGGTCCTTCGACGTCGTCCAGCAGGCCGCGCCGAAGGGCGCGTGACCGCAGCCGACCGCGGCGCCGTCGACGGCCGGGGGGTGCAAGGGCCTCCCGGCCGTCGGGCGTCATGCTCCGCCGACCGGTCGAGCCCGGTGAGGCGGAGGCAGTGGGCGCCGGGGCCGCGGGCAGTGTCCCCCGGTGCTCCGGGGCCCGTCCCCGGCAACGGCAGGGCGGGCGGCGCGCCCGAACGCGCCGCCGCCGCGGCCTCGTCGGGGCGACAAGGCCGGGGTCAGCCGGTCTGCGCGGCGAAGGGGCCGTCGGCGCCGAACGCGAGCCGTACGAAGTTCTCGGCGATGCGACGGTGTCCCGCGGGGTCGGGGTGGACCTCGTCCGGCAGCGGCAGTTCGGCGTAGTCCGCCTCGCCGTACAGCTCGCGGCCGTCGAGATGGTGCAGATGCGGGTCGTCCGCCGCCCGCTGGGCGACGATCCGGGCGAGTTCCTCGCGGATGACCCGGAGCGTCAGACGCCCGGCGGCGCGCTCGGCGGGGTCTCCCGTGGCCTTGAACCGCGCGGTCCCGCCGTCGAAATCGGGCGCCAGGGGGCCCGGGGTGTCCTCCTGGACCGGGCACAGAACGGCGGACACGACCAGCAGCGGTGCGGTCGGATGCCCCTCGCGGAGGGTGTCGAGGAAGCCGTGGACCGCGGGGCCGAAGGCGCGCAGCCGCATCGCATCGGCGTTGACGACATTGATGCCGATCTTGACGCTGATCAGATCCGCGGGCGTGTCCCGCATCGCACGGGCGGTGAAGGGGTCGAGCATGGCGCCGCCGCCGAACCCCAGATTGACCAGTTCCACTCCGCCTCGGGCCGCGGCCAGGGCGGGCCAGACG encodes:
- a CDS encoding antibiotic biosynthesis monooxygenase family protein produces the protein MSVVKINVLTVPAEQRETLEKRFASRAHAVESSDGFEWFELLRPVEGTDDYLVYTRWRDEESFQAWLEGPMKAAHQGGGAESGERPKPAASGSTLWSFDVVQQAAPKGA
- a CDS encoding GDSL-type esterase/lipase family protein; the encoded protein is MSTEHDWIITPVTADLLRGALDVEHTAHGLLPHRLPAGARRQIPDEQLAMAESQPSGVRVAVRTRATTVELDALPTKRAYRGFPAPADGVYDLLVDGHLTAQATVAGGNVRMIDMATQSVELRPGSPGTARFTGLPAQDKNIEIWLPHTETTELIALRTDAPVEPAPDHGRRVWLHHGSSISHGSNAAHPTAVWPALAAARGGVELVNLGFGGGAMLDPFTARAMRDTPADLISVKIGINVVNADAMRLRAFGPAVHGFLDTLREGHPTAPLLVVSAVLCPVQEDTPGPLAPDFDGGTARFKATGDPAERAAGRLTLRVIREELARIVAQRAADDPHLHHLDGRELYGEADYAELPLPDEVHPDPAGHRRIAENFVRLAFGADGPFAAQTG